In candidate division KSB1 bacterium, the DNA window CCGGCAGGCCGGGCTGGAGGTCGTGGACTCCGTGTGCTACCTGTCGCGGCCAAGCCACAAGCTGAGATACGGATGGCCGGTGATTCGGGCCGGCGTGCTGGGGCGTTTGCCCGTGGTCCGGGAGCTACTGGTCTCCGGTGCCTATTATTTGCTCGCGGTTGGAGGCGACGCCGCTTCTGAACGGCCGGCTCAAGGAAGGGATGTCGGGAAGTAGGCGATTGGCTGATCGGTCGAGCCAGGCCGGGAGGTTTCGGGTAGGCTGCGGGTCGGAGGAGAATTCACAAATACGATGGCGGAAGAGCAGGAGAACTACCTCCTCACGACGGGCAAGCACTCGCTGATCTACGGGCTGGGAACCGTAGCGGCAAAGCTCGTGGGTCTCGTGCTATTGCCTTTGTACTCCAAATCAGTCCCGGTAGAGGAGTTTGGACTGTACGGCTTGTTGGAGGTTCTGAGTCAGGTACTGGTTCAGTCGCTGGCCCTTGGGCTGCCCGTAGCCACGTTCCGCTATCTCCGGCTGGCCAAGACCCCCCAGGAAAGTCGCAAGGTGGTCAGCACGTCCCTGGCTGGGATCGCTGCCGCTACGTTGATCCTCCTACCGGGCGTATTCTACCTCGAATTCCGCGTGCTCGTGCAAGCGGGTGTTCTGGAGCTTCCCTCAAGCCTCGAGCAAAGCCGCTTTGCCTGGATCTTGGCCCTCCAGCTTGCCGATGTGGCGTTCACCTGTCTTCTGGGGGTACCGCTGAATCTCCTGCGCCTGGAGGGCAGGGCCGGCGCGTTTACAATTCTTTCCCTGATCCGGTTCGCCTCGGTCCTGGTCCTCAATCTGATTACGGTCGGTAGCTTGGGCATGGGGGTGCTCGGCATCTTCCTTTCGCAGGCCGTGAGTTCCTTGCTGGCGTTTCTGGGGCTTGTCCCTTACGTAGCCAAGCGGAGTGCCCTGGGGGTGGACGGTTCACTCCTGGGCCAGATGATCGGATATGGCTTGCCCCTGGTCCCAGTCAGCTTAAGCGTTCTGCTTCTGAACATCGGCAACCGTTACGTCGTGAGCGCGTTTGGCGGACTGGAGGACGTGGCACGCTACACGTTCCTGCAAAGGATCGGGGGCAGCCTGAACATGTTCCTCTTCCAGCCCTTCCAGCTGGGCTATTTCCCGATGCTCTGGAGGGTGTGGGGAACACCCCAGCTGGAGCGGTTCCAAAGCCGGTCGATGACCTATTTCACCCTTGCCGGGGTCTGGATCACCCTTGGACTTGCGCTTTTCTCGCAGGAGATCGTACGGGTGTTACTGCGCAATCCAGTCTACTGGTCGGACCATGATCTGGTGCCGATCGTGGCACTGTCCTTTGTGATCTACGGCATGTCGTACGTGGCCCAGGCATCGTTCCATCTGACGGGCAAGACCTACTGGATTGCTTTGCTCTTCGTGGCGGGGATGTTCCTCAATTTGTGCCTCAGCTGGCTGACTGTTCCGACCGGGGGCGTAAGAGCTGCGGCGCTTGCCATTCTTGCGTCCTACGTCCTCGTGCTCGTAGCGAGCCTTCCTCTGGCGGCCCGCTACCATCGCTTTCACTATGAGCGGCGGCGCCTTGCCCTGGTCGCCCTCGTGGGCGCTGCAATCAGTCTCGCGGCCACCTGGGTGGGAAGAGTTGCGGAAACCGGCGCAAAGACCGGGATCCTCTTGCGCCTTCTCCTTCTGGGGATGTTCCCGTTGGTGCTGGGCCTATTCCGCTTCTACACACGCGACGAGCGAAAGTATCTGGTTCGACTAAAGGAGGTGGTGGGACTTGCCGGGAAGTGAGACCGACGCAACTTTGCCGCTGTTTCGCGATATTCCAGAGTTGAAGTCGTCTGTCTGCTGGCTCTGTGGCGCACCTACCCCACACGGCTACGTGTTTTGCTCCAAGTGCACACCACCGTACGGCAAGCAGGTTCTGCTGCGCTCCCCGGACAGGAGAAAAGGGAAGGCCGTCTTCGTGGGCACGATCCCTATTGCGCACGTGATCGCCCGCCGAATCCTCGGTTGGCGGATCGTCAAGTGGTGGATGGGGACCGATGCCCTCACCATGTGGATGTGCCCGCCCGGGATAGCTCGGTGGAAGGTCCTCGCACACCGGTGGAAGATGAGGCTGCTGGAGCCCCTGATCAGCGAACACTGGGTGACGGGTCGGAATCTCATCGCTGATCTGAGTCGGGCGCGGGGTATCGACGGGAAGAAGCTTAGAATCGTCTATTGGCCCGGGCGCTTCCAGAGCCCGGTTAGGCGGGAGCCTCACCCCGGCTTCAACGTCCTCTACTACGATCCCGGGGGCGGGACCTTCAAGCGCTGGG includes these proteins:
- a CDS encoding oligosaccharide flippase family protein; protein product: MAEEQENYLLTTGKHSLIYGLGTVAAKLVGLVLLPLYSKSVPVEEFGLYGLLEVLSQVLVQSLALGLPVATFRYLRLAKTPQESRKVVSTSLAGIAAATLILLPGVFYLEFRVLVQAGVLELPSSLEQSRFAWILALQLADVAFTCLLGVPLNLLRLEGRAGAFTILSLIRFASVLVLNLITVGSLGMGVLGIFLSQAVSSLLAFLGLVPYVAKRSALGVDGSLLGQMIGYGLPLVPVSLSVLLLNIGNRYVVSAFGGLEDVARYTFLQRIGGSLNMFLFQPFQLGYFPMLWRVWGTPQLERFQSRSMTYFTLAGVWITLGLALFSQEIVRVLLRNPVYWSDHDLVPIVALSFVIYGMSYVAQASFHLTGKTYWIALLFVAGMFLNLCLSWLTVPTGGVRAAALAILASYVLVLVASLPLAARYHRFHYERRRLALVALVGAAISLAATWVGRVAETGAKTGILLRLLLLGMFPLVLGLFRFYTRDERKYLVRLKEVVGLAGK